In a single window of the Pedococcus dokdonensis genome:
- a CDS encoding metal ABC transporter permease yields MSELLSLDFMRQALVAAVLVGIAAPLVGVFLVQRRLSLIGDGMGHVALAGVAVGVLTGQAPVLTALVAAVAAAITIEVIRGRGRTSGDIALAVMFYGGIAAGVVIIAKSPSSSPANLTAYLFGAITTADQRDLWVFAGLALVVLVGTWLLRPWLFAVANDEEYARASGLPVTGLNIALAVLTAVTVVVSMRVVGLLLISALMIIPNATAQLLGRSFRASTRWAVAVGVTSSVGGVVASFYAETPSGGTIVLLAIAFFVVAATVTAALARARAHQHRRAERHDHEHGPECGHPAVAHGDHVDYVHDGHRHAPHEGHYDEHDPGSHEPSPHAKEAAQS; encoded by the coding sequence ATGAGCGAGCTCCTCTCCCTCGACTTCATGCGCCAGGCCCTGGTCGCCGCCGTCCTCGTCGGCATCGCCGCTCCCCTCGTCGGGGTCTTCCTCGTGCAGCGCCGGCTGTCCCTCATCGGTGACGGCATGGGGCACGTCGCGCTGGCCGGCGTCGCCGTCGGCGTCCTCACCGGGCAGGCCCCGGTCCTCACCGCCCTCGTCGCCGCCGTCGCGGCCGCGATCACCATCGAGGTGATCCGCGGACGGGGTCGCACCAGCGGCGACATCGCCCTCGCGGTGATGTTCTACGGCGGCATCGCCGCCGGCGTGGTGATCATCGCGAAGTCGCCGAGCAGCAGCCCGGCCAACCTCACGGCATACCTGTTCGGGGCGATCACGACCGCGGACCAGCGGGACCTCTGGGTGTTCGCCGGACTGGCGCTGGTCGTCCTCGTCGGCACCTGGCTGCTGCGCCCCTGGCTGTTCGCCGTGGCCAACGACGAGGAGTACGCCCGCGCCAGCGGCTTGCCGGTGACTGGCCTCAACATCGCACTGGCCGTCCTGACCGCCGTCACGGTGGTGGTCTCCATGCGTGTCGTGGGCCTCCTGCTGATCAGCGCGCTGATGATCATCCCCAACGCCACCGCACAGCTGCTCGGGCGCAGCTTCCGGGCCTCGACCCGCTGGGCCGTCGCCGTGGGCGTGACGTCCAGCGTCGGTGGGGTGGTCGCGTCGTTCTACGCCGAGACCCCCTCGGGCGGCACGATCGTGCTGCTGGCCATCGCCTTCTTCGTCGTGGCGGCCACGGTCACCGCCGCGCTCGCCCGGGCCCGCGCGCACCAGCACCGCCGCGCCGAACGGCACGACCACGAGCACGGCCCTGAGTGCGGCCACCCTGCAGTGGCCCACGGCGACCACGTCGACTACGTGCACGACGGGCACCGGCACGCTCCGCACGAGGGGCACTACGACGAGCACGACCCCGGCAGCCACGAGCCCAGCCCGCACGCCAAGGAGGCGGCCCAGTCATGA
- a CDS encoding metal ABC transporter ATP-binding protein, translated as MTTTAPKGAPIIELRHASFGYADQAVVTGATLTIRAGEVVAILGPNGSGKSTLVRGLLGLNDHLGGDLELFGQPRESFSEFARLGYVPQRHTLSASVRATVAEIVAVGRLAHHRWWRPVLRSTRDAAIIDRALDVVGLNDRAHADVATLSGGQQRRVLIARALAADPDVLLMDEPTAGVDAANQQVLSAVLARLAERGTTMIIVTHELAALADIVTRIVVVQGGRIAFDGSRDEFATRTGEFESAADHHHHEHDNRLSTSTLPGAPSAGPLDPRGGGHR; from the coding sequence ATGACGACCACCGCCCCGAAGGGCGCCCCCATCATCGAGCTCCGGCACGCCTCCTTCGGCTACGCCGACCAGGCCGTCGTCACCGGCGCCACGCTCACCATCCGTGCCGGGGAGGTCGTCGCGATCCTGGGGCCCAACGGGTCGGGCAAGTCCACCCTGGTCCGCGGGCTGCTCGGGCTCAACGACCACCTCGGTGGGGACCTCGAGCTGTTCGGCCAGCCGCGGGAGTCGTTCTCCGAGTTCGCCCGCCTCGGCTACGTGCCACAGCGCCACACCCTCTCGGCCTCGGTCCGAGCCACTGTCGCCGAGATCGTGGCCGTGGGCCGGCTGGCCCACCACCGCTGGTGGCGGCCGGTGCTGCGGTCGACCCGCGACGCCGCGATCATCGACCGGGCCCTCGACGTCGTGGGGCTGAACGACCGCGCCCACGCCGACGTCGCGACCCTGTCCGGCGGGCAGCAACGTCGGGTGCTCATCGCCCGCGCGCTCGCCGCAGACCCCGACGTGCTCCTCATGGACGAGCCGACCGCCGGCGTCGACGCCGCCAACCAGCAGGTGCTCTCAGCGGTGCTGGCACGACTCGCGGAGCGTGGCACGACGATGATCATCGTCACCCACGAGCTCGCAGCCCTGGCCGACATCGTCACCCGGATCGTCGTCGTGCAGGGCGGGCGAATCGCGTTCGACGGCTCTCGTGACGAGTTCGCCACCAGGACAGGCGAATTCGAGTCGGCGGCGGACCACCACCACCACGAGCACGACAACCGCCTGAGCACCTCCACCCTGCCCGGCGCGCCCTCGGCCGGCCCCCTCGACCCGCGCGGAGGCGGACACCGATGA
- a CDS encoding isoprenyl transferase, translating to MDGNGRWANQRGLPRTKGHEAGEAALLDVTAGAIEAGVTHLSAYAFSTENWKRSPDEVRFLMGFNRDVIRRRRDQLHEWGVRMRWVGRRPRLWGSVIKELETAQELTKDNTGLTLYFCVNYGGRAEIADAVQRVAEQVQRGKLKPGSIDEKTIGRYLPEPDMPDVDLFVRSSGEQRTSNFLLWQSAYAEMVFQDTLWPDYDRRHLWEAIQTYAERDRRYGGAVDRAGP from the coding sequence ATGGACGGCAACGGCCGCTGGGCCAACCAGCGAGGTCTCCCACGGACCAAGGGGCACGAGGCCGGCGAGGCCGCGCTGCTCGATGTGACGGCCGGCGCGATCGAGGCCGGGGTGACCCATCTGTCGGCCTACGCCTTCTCGACCGAGAACTGGAAGCGCAGCCCCGACGAGGTGCGCTTCCTGATGGGCTTCAACCGCGACGTCATCCGCCGTCGTCGCGACCAGCTGCACGAGTGGGGCGTGCGGATGCGGTGGGTCGGGCGACGGCCGCGCTTGTGGGGGTCGGTGATCAAGGAGCTCGAGACCGCCCAGGAGCTCACCAAGGACAACACCGGCCTGACGCTCTACTTCTGCGTCAACTACGGCGGTCGCGCCGAGATCGCCGACGCGGTGCAGCGGGTCGCCGAGCAGGTGCAGCGTGGCAAGCTCAAGCCCGGCTCGATCGACGAGAAGACCATCGGTCGCTACCTACCCGAGCCCGACATGCCCGACGTCGACCTCTTCGTCCGCAGCTCGGGCGAGCAGCGCACGAGCAACTTCCTGCTCTGGCAGAGCGCCTACGCCGAGATGGTCTTCCAGGACACCCTCTGGCCCGACTACGACCGCCGCCATCTGTGGGAGGCGATCCAGACCTACGCCGAGCGCGACCGCCGCTACGGCGGGGCCGTCGACCGGGCCGGGCCCTAG
- a CDS encoding Fur family transcriptional regulator, translated as MTGTQERTAPESTRRPTRQRAAVAAVLAETGEFRSAQELHAILRDAGDKVGLATVYRNLQAMAADGEIDMLRTDDGEAVYRACSTGHHHHLVCRDCGRTVEVEGPTVEAWANKVSAQHGFTDVHHTLEIFGTCAACSSP; from the coding sequence ATGACCGGCACCCAGGAGCGAACCGCGCCCGAGAGCACCCGCCGCCCCACGAGGCAGCGGGCGGCCGTCGCGGCGGTGCTCGCCGAGACCGGCGAGTTCCGCTCGGCCCAGGAGCTGCACGCGATCCTGCGCGACGCAGGCGACAAGGTCGGCCTCGCGACCGTCTACCGCAACCTGCAGGCGATGGCGGCCGACGGCGAGATCGACATGCTGCGCACCGACGACGGCGAGGCGGTCTATCGCGCGTGCTCGACCGGCCACCACCACCACCTGGTGTGCCGGGACTGCGGGCGCACCGTCGAGGTCGAAGGGCCGACGGTGGAGGCCTGGGCCAACAAGGTGAGCGCCCAGCACGGTTTCACCGACGTCCACCACACCCTGGAGATCTTCGGCACCTGCGCCGCCTGCAGCTCCCCGTAA